The window TTTCAAATCTTCTTGACTTCCCCGTAATTATTCAATCGCACATGAATGTAACGATTATGGGTAAGTGTAATCATCCGGGATACCGATACTAAAATGACAGCGCTTCCTCAAAGGTCACGTGTGGAGACATGATGAATAGTTCTATCGCATGCGTTTCGGGCCCCGACCAGTAAAGATATTGAGCCTTGGGACGCTAGCGCAGCCCGTTGATGAAGCGAGTCAATACCGCCATTTTCAAATTATGCTTTTTAAGAAGGAGTCTCACATCCGATGGATATTTCCAGTTTGAATATTTACGGACTACCCCATCTGTTTATCAGCTTTTTCATTCTATGGATCGGATTGCACCGCTTGCTGCGACCGCACCCGATCGGAATTCCTTTTGCCTTACTCTGCTTCTCTCTTTTCACCTGGAACATCGGCATTGCGCTTAATTTCTTTTCTCATACGGACCCTTTCATACACACATTTCGCCGTATCTATTATCTCGGTATTTGTTTTTTACCGGTCTGCTTTTTTTATTATTCAATTTCTTTTCTGAAAAATTTCACCCGCAAAACCCGTCTCCTACTATGGGTTTTGATAGCAACGTCAGCATTTTTCTTTATCACCGCCCTGACAAACTTCCATTTCGTCATTGGAAGTCATCATCATTTTTTTGGGTATTATGCCAAATTCGGATATCTTGGATGGTTCTTTTTGCTGTATATGTATCTGTCAATGTTCGGCACCTTTTTTATGTGGGTGCGTTTTTACCGCAAAGAAGCAGATGCAATCCACCGCCGGCGTATCCAAATTATTTCAATGGGGTTGCTCTTATTTGCACCGACAACCATCGATTTTTTCCCTACACTGGGATATGCTGTTTTTCCTTTCGGGGTTTTTTTTGCTTTGCTGTTTTTATTATTCCAGGCCTATGCCGCCTTCACTTTTCGTATCATCCAATTGCAAAACATATCCAGCATCTTATTTCAACATTCAAGCGTTTTAATTTGTGCCATTCTCCCTTGGGGGCTTTTTTCCTTTATATTTTTCAAAATTTTCAGTGATTATTTTTATCAGGTAATGCTCGGGTTTATAGTTTTTTCATTTCTAGCCTCAATTCCTTATATCCACTTTGTAATCCCCTGGCTGACAAGACATCTTTTCCATAAAGAGTATGCCTTTCACTTAATATTACAAGCTTTCCTGCATGAAATGTACCATCTAAAAACCATTCACAAATTGATGCACTATATCCGGCAAATGATCAAAAAAACACTTCATATCCCCCATATCCTAATGGTCTATGGCGATCCTGATTTAACGACCTATAAAATTCTTGCTTCCCAAGACACGGCCTCAGTCTGCCCGGAGGCATTGGTGAATTTACTGCCATGGCTTCGTGAACATCCAAAAATCCTATTCCGCTATGATGTTAATTTTTTTCATGAGTTTTCTTCAATCCGCCCAATTGCCCAACTTGCATTCGAGCGTGTCGATGCTGAAATTTTCATCCCGCTGCTCCACGCAAAACAATTACTCGGTATCATCATAATTGGAAAAAATCCCACACATGATTTTTTCAACCACCTTGAGATTTCATTCTTAAACCAATTGAAATCAATTGCAACCATCGCAATTCATAACGCTTATTTATATGAATGTATTCGCAAACTAAGCAAAACGCTGTGGGAAGGAAATATTAATCTCAATGAAAAAGTCCGAAATAAAACGCATGCACTCGAAACCGCGCTCAAGCAAATACAAACGCTCAATGAAGAACAATCTGATTTTTTCACCATGGCATCCCACAACTTAAGAACACCCCTGACCGCCATCAAAGTCGCCGCGACGCTCTTGTGGGGCACGACTGCCGACGCAACCTCAAAAAACAATGACCTTACACTTGTTATGCAAAATAATGTCCGGCGGCTTGAGATGCTCATTCGCTATATCATTGAAATTGTTCGGATGGAAGATGGCAAGCAGGAATTCATTGATGGATCTGCCATGATATTTTCTTCTGTCAAGGGTACGTTACACCACGATCCCTGACGGAAACTGTATAACGATAAGGGGCCTGTACCATGAATTTTTGGATAACCACCCACGCAAATGCACTGGTGTACCTTTCCTGCAGTTTCATTATTCTGCTGACAGCCCTGTTCTCGTTTTGGAGAAAAATGTCTTTTAGCCTTGCTTTTTCTTTCGTATGCTTTTGTCAGCTGATCTGGACCACAGGAATCGGCATGCACCATCTCCAGACGCCTAAATCGCCTTTAACTGACTGGTCCCTTTTTTATTATGTCGGTATTGCTTTTACCCCGATTGCTTTTTTTTATTTCACAATGCGCTTCCTTGAATTGCGCCACCGCGCATTACGCTGGTTTTTGATTGTGCTCTATATTTGTTCCGCGACGCTTATCCTCCCTATCAATGAATCGCCTGATTTCCTTCCCCTGGGAAAACGAATCGACGGCATTGATATCCCCTCCCTCTTGACGGGTTATCTGCTTTCATCCTTTTTAATCATTTTGGTTTTATGGTGCAATCGTTATTATACGGAAAAAGACCCTCTGCATAAAAAACGCATTCTCCTTATATTGATTTCATTTTCGCTAAGTACAGTCGCATTTGTCGCCGGCTTTCCCAACCCGGGCAGCCCCCGCCATCCGGCGGGCCCGCTGGTCATGAGCGGATTGCTGCTCGTTTCGGCCTATATTCTTTTTATCTACCGGGTGGTCAAACTTCAAAACATACTTATAACGCTTTTGCATCACTTCTTCGTCATGCTTGTGCTCGCCCTGCCGTGGGCTCTCGGGTTCAGTATTCTCTTTAGGCTTAAAGTGATTCCCTCGTGGCAGATCGCATGGTTGATCTCCGTGGCGGCTTTCACCATTTTTGTACCCTATGCAATGGTTCTACAAATTCCATTATCGAAAAAACTTTTTAAGCATGATCGCAACTCCGGAATTCTTATACGGTCTTTTTCCGATAAAATCATTTCCCTCCAGGGCCCGGATGATCTCCTGACCCTGATTGAAACAATGATGGTCAATGTCTTCCAACTGAAAAAAATTTGTATTGCCCACAAAGTCATTGCTTCCGGCTCTTTCAAATTCCGTTCCCTCCCGGGTTCGGAGAATGAGTCCCCGGCAATTATCCGGTATTTTCTGGATTGGTTTAAGCATTCACCTGAAATCCTGTTCAAAGATGATATAAACTACGATCCGCGTTATCACACGATCAAAACAAAAATAAACCAACTTTTTGATGACTTGAGTGTAACCATCATCGTTCCCATTGTACAAAGCAGTGACTTACTGGGTATCCTGTTTCTTGAAACACGCCACCTGCCGCGTTCTTGGGAATTTAGATTTTTGACTCAACTCCAGCCACATCTTATCGCTGCCATGAACAATTCCATACTTTATGATAATCTTCATTTTTTAAACCGTGACCTGGAAATATCGAACGAACATTTAAATCATGAAGTCATAAAAAGAACCGCTGAACTCGAAAATGCATTGGCAGGCATGCATCGCATGTATACTGAACAAAGTAATTTCATTAACATGGCGTCGCACCATCTCAGGACACCCTTGACTTCCATCAAAGCGGCTGCAACGCTTTTGTGGGCGAACGCTCCCAACCAATCCCGGGCAGGATTGAACAAAATTTTAATTAAAAATATCCACCGTCTGGAAGTGCTCATTAAAAACATCATTGAAATTGCAAAAATCGAAAATGGTAAAATTGAGCTGCTAAATGAACCGGTCGATATTCACCGGCTTATACTAAATTGTTACTTGGAAAACGAATTGTTGTTCCCCGGCAAATCTCTGGAATGGTCTTTTGACTTGAATGGCGGACCCAACACTATTTTGGGAGATCGCAAACGCTTACGGACCGTTTTAGACAATTTAATTTCAAATGCTTTCAAATTCACACCGCAAAACGGCTGTGTCACCGTCCAGTGGTCTCAAATGACAAGCGCACGTCTATCCAAATACAATCTTGCGGATGAGCGCACATCGTGTGTCTGCAATGAATTTATAATTTCCGATAATGGCGATGGCATTCCTGAAGGAGAAATTAATGCTATTTTTGATATTTTCCGTCAGGTCAAGGAAAGTCACAAAAGATATCAAGGCCCCGGACTGGGATTATTTCTGGTAAAAAAAATCATCGAAAAACACAATGGCGCTGTGCTTCTGGAAAGCCGGCGGCGTGAGGGGGCGCACTTTTCTTTTCTGTTGCCCTCAATTTAATGCCCGGGCCGCTCCACATGCCGCAGCTGCAAAATTGATCCAAGCCCGCCAAAAATCACAAACGCAAAAACAAATACTGCTTGTATGCCAAAAAGATCGACAGCCAATCCCAACAGGGGTGCCATGACAATTGTAAAGAGCGTTTGCAGTTGGGTCTCGACAGACATGATTGTCGCCCGTTGCTCAGATTGGATCAATGCACCCAAATACGCGACAAGTATGGGGCGCCGGATATTTTGCAAAGCACCCAGCACAATAAAAACCGCCACCACCAACCAAAGAAATTGCAGATTGAGTGCCACCGCTGCTGCTGCGAATACAATAACATATAAAAGATACAGCCGATTCAACGTGCGCGCTTGGCCGCCGAGTTGGCGGGAAATCCGTTTGGCTTGACGAGCTGCAACCGCATTGATGAAAAACACGAGAGAATAGACAACACCAATCGCAATGGCGGCGGTTTTCTCCTTCGGCTGTTGAGAGAACAAAGCAACCGAAAACGGCAGGATTGCAAATACATTGGCAAACAAAAAAGGCTGAAGATAATCCTTGGCTGTTTTATAAAAACTTTTATCCAGCGCACTGTTTAACAGCACAAGCCTCAATCGACTGTTTTTCAGAACTTCTTTTAACGCGGCAAAAACAAATTGGTAAACTTCTTTCAACCTCAAAGTAGTTTTTGGATTTCCATCCAATTCTTTGGGATACGTTGCCACCACCAAAAGATCAAGTATGTAAGGAAAAATACTCACCAAAAAAATAATTCGGTATTCCCCTTTCCACAAAACAAGCACTGCGGCCAGTAAAGAGGAAACCGCAGCACCCATTTGAGACCATGACCGCGTGATGCCGTAAATCTCCGTAAGCTCCGACATGCGACCATGAATATCTGCATACGTCATTATCATTGCCTTATGCGTCCCACTCCGGAATGCCTCCCCGCAGCCAAAAAACACCATCGCAATTGCCGCAAGCCAATAGTGCTGCAAAAAATAAAAAACCCCAAAACTAATCATATAAAATAAAAAAGAGACAATCAAAACGCGGCGACGTCCGACGAGGTCGGCCAAAATGCCTGAAGGAATTTCCGCCAAATTGGTTACAATCTCAGCAATTGCAAACAAGAGTCCAATTTCCAAAAAAGAGAACCCCAATTGGCGGAAAAACAGAATAATAAAAGGTGTAAAAAAGGTGAGATTTTTCAAAAAACCATACGCGCTAAAGCGTTCGACGATTAAATTCCATTTAGTCATGGCAATGGTTCACGGTTTGAGCTTGGCGTGAAGCTGCGAAAGATAATTCAGGGATTCGAGGGGTGTCATCCGGTCCGGTGAGATAGACCGCAGTGCATCAATAATTGCCTGATAGTTATTTTTCTCAAACAAACTTCCCTGTGGTGACTCCTTTTCAGTTCCAGCTTGATTATGAAATGCCAGCCGTGATTTTCCGGTTTCTGTATAATTGGCTTTTTCCAGATTCAATAAAACCTCTTTGGAACGCCCAATCACCTCCGCCGGTAAGCCGGCCAAACGCGCAACTTGAATGCCGTAGGAACGGTCTGCGCTTCCCTCGACAATTTTTCTTAAAAAAATAATTTCTTCCTTCCATTCGCGTACTGCAATATTAAAATTCTTTATTCTGGAATTGGATAAGGCCAATTCAGTCAGCTCATAATAATGGGTTGCAAAAAGCGTTTTGGCACCAACACGATCATGCAAATGCTCTGCGACGGCCCAGGCAATGGAGACTCCGTCAAACGTACTGGTCCCCCGGCCCACTTCATCCAATATCACCAGCGATTTCTTCGTGGCATTGTTTAAAATGTTGGCGGTTTCATTCATTTCCACCATAAATGTACTTTGACCACCGGCGAGATTGTCCGCCGCCCCCACTCGGGTAAATACTCTGTCAATAATCCCGATTTGCGCAGATTGGGCCGGAACAAAACTCCCGATCTGCGCCATAATAACAATTAATCCAATCTGACGTAAATAAGTTGATTTCCCTGCCATATTCGGCCCGGTAATGATGATCACCTGCTGGGTTGTGTTATCCAGCAGTACATCGTTGGGGATAAATTTTTCGCCGGTTAATTTTTCAACCACAGGATGGCGTCCGGCAATAATTTTCAAAGAATCATCATTGCCGACCTGCGGTCGAATATAATTATTTTGCACCGCGCACTCAGCCAAAGAAAGCAAGGCATCCAAACCAGCGACGGTCCGGGCAGCAGAAAGAATTGTATCGATTTGCTTTGCAATGGATTCCCGTATCTCGATAAAAAGCACCTTCTCCAGTTCAACAAGCTTTTCTTGGGCACCCAAAACCTTCTGTTCATACTCCTTCAATTCCGGTGTAATATAACGTTCCGCATTGACCAGTGTTTGTTTGCGTTGATAATGCTCCGGTACCCGCTGGGCGTTCGCTTTGGAAACCTCAATGTAATACCCAAAAACATTATTATATTCAACTTTCAAAGTGTTTATTCCGGTTTTTTCCCGTTCCTGGGCCTGGAGGGTTGCAATGGTGTGCTTGCCTTCCCGCGAAAGACTGCGCAACACATCAACTTCCGCATGGTAACCGTCGCGAATAAAACCCCCGTCTTTGATCGTGGGCGGAGGATTTTCCGCCACGGATTGACGTATCAAGGCACAAATCTCACTGCATTCCGGCATTTGCGTCACAACCTCAGAAAGCAGTGATGATTTACATAAGCGTAACACTGCTTTGATTTCCGGTAATTGACTCAATGTATTTCCAAGCGCAATGACGTCCCGCGGGTTTGCCGTTTGAGCGCCAATTCTCCCTGAAAGCCGCTCCATATCATGCATTCGACCCAAAACCGTTGCCAGATCATCCCGGGTTTTAATCGTCTCTGATAATTCCGCTACGGCGGACTGGCGTGTTTGTATTTCTTCCAATGCCAGCAAAGGCCGTAACAGCCACCGGCGCAGCTTACGCCCCCCCATGGCGGTTCGGGTATAATCAAGCACTTCAAGCAGCGTATGTTTTTGCGTAGCGTCCAGCGTATTGCGCACCAATTCCAGATTCCGAATGGTTGCATTGTCCATCCCCATATGGACATCAACGGAATAGGCCGATAGGTTACGCATATGCTTTAAGGTCCCGCGCTGTGTCTGCGTTAAATAATAGAGTGCAGCAGCAGCGCTTCCAATTGCCAAGGTAAGATCACCGCAGCCGAATCCGTCCAAGGATGCTACCTGAAAATACTCCTGCAAATTTATTTTTCCGGAAACCGGATCAAAACGAAAGCTTTCCAATTCCGTAAGATAGGCATTCCCATCTGCAGAAATCATTTGTTTAAGCTGAACGCCCAGGTCATCCGGCACCACTATTTCAGACGGCTGTAGACGTGAAATTTCCGTCATTAAATCATCACGCGCCTTTTCACCTTTAAACTCTGTGACAATAAATTCACCGGTCGAAAGATCCGCCGCCGCCAATCCAAATTGGTGGTTTTCCGCGTACAAGACGACAAGATAGTTGTTCTGCTTGGCATTGAGGCATTCCGGAGAAAGTTGAGTTCCGGGTGTAATAATTCTTACCAGCTCTCTTTTGACCATACCCTTGGCTTTCTTGGGATCTTCAACCTGTTCGACAACCGCTACCTTGCGTCCCATCTTCAAAAGACGGTTAATGTAAGTCTCGGCTGCATGATGCGGCACACCGCACATCGGGATTTTGTTGGCACGTCCTTCACCCGAAGCCCGGGCTGTCAATGTAATCTCCAGCAGATGGGATGCCTCTTTGGCATCCTCGCCAAAAAGCTCATAAAAATCGCCCAACCTAAAAAGCAGGAGTGCATCAGGATTTTCCGCTTTGATCGTCTGGTATTGCACCATCATGGGGGATGTCTTGCCTTCGTTTGCCTTAACCACGTTGATGATATCCTTTACATTTTTATTCCATGCGTTCCGGTTTAACATACAGCAGGATAATCGTCGGCAGCTGCTCGCTTTTCTCCAGTTTTGCCGCCATTTTTTCAGAAAACTCACGGGTGGTGTAACTACCGATCCTTACCTGATT of the bacterium genome contains:
- a CDS encoding MFS transporter; amino-acid sequence: MTKWNLIVERFSAYGFLKNLTFFTPFIILFFRQLGFSFLEIGLLFAIAEIVTNLAEIPSGILADLVGRRRVLIVSFLFYMISFGVFYFLQHYWLAAIAMVFFGCGEAFRSGTHKAMIMTYADIHGRMSELTEIYGITRSWSQMGAAVSSLLAAVLVLWKGEYRIIFLVSIFPYILDLLVVATYPKELDGNPKTTLRLKEVYQFVFAALKEVLKNSRLRLVLLNSALDKSFYKTAKDYLQPFLFANVFAILPFSVALFSQQPKEKTAAIAIGVVYSLVFFINAVAARQAKRISRQLGGQARTLNRLYLLYVIVFAAAAVALNLQFLWLVVAVFIVLGALQNIRRPILVAYLGALIQSEQRATIMSVETQLQTLFTIVMAPLLGLAVDLFGIQAVFVFAFVIFGGLGSILQLRHVERPGH
- the mutS gene encoding DNA mismatch repair protein MutS, which encodes MLNRNAWNKNVKDIINVVKANEGKTSPMMVQYQTIKAENPDALLLFRLGDFYELFGEDAKEASHLLEITLTARASGEGRANKIPMCGVPHHAAETYINRLLKMGRKVAVVEQVEDPKKAKGMVKRELVRIITPGTQLSPECLNAKQNNYLVVLYAENHQFGLAAADLSTGEFIVTEFKGEKARDDLMTEISRLQPSEIVVPDDLGVQLKQMISADGNAYLTELESFRFDPVSGKINLQEYFQVASLDGFGCGDLTLAIGSAAAALYYLTQTQRGTLKHMRNLSAYSVDVHMGMDNATIRNLELVRNTLDATQKHTLLEVLDYTRTAMGGRKLRRWLLRPLLALEEIQTRQSAVAELSETIKTRDDLATVLGRMHDMERLSGRIGAQTANPRDVIALGNTLSQLPEIKAVLRLCKSSLLSEVVTQMPECSEICALIRQSVAENPPPTIKDGGFIRDGYHAEVDVLRSLSREGKHTIATLQAQEREKTGINTLKVEYNNVFGYYIEVSKANAQRVPEHYQRKQTLVNAERYITPELKEYEQKVLGAQEKLVELEKVLFIEIRESIAKQIDTILSAARTVAGLDALLSLAECAVQNNYIRPQVGNDDSLKIIAGRHPVVEKLTGEKFIPNDVLLDNTTQQVIIITGPNMAGKSTYLRQIGLIVIMAQIGSFVPAQSAQIGIIDRVFTRVGAADNLAGGQSTFMVEMNETANILNNATKKSLVILDEVGRGTSTFDGVSIAWAVAEHLHDRVGAKTLFATHYYELTELALSNSRIKNFNIAVREWKEEIIFLRKIVEGSADRSYGIQVARLAGLPAEVIGRSKEVLLNLEKANYTETGKSRLAFHNQAGTEKESPQGSLFEKNNYQAIIDALRSISPDRMTPLESLNYLSQLHAKLKP